One Plasmodium vivax chromosome 13, whole genome shotgun sequence genomic region harbors:
- a CDS encoding hypothetical protein, conserved (encoded by transcript PVX_084925A) gives MEAPKEEEEEYLKLIKCSNNVEFKANEEIDALEICMEKSINLKILHFFVNIKELYLVKNNISDVTPLLECSNLRVLFLQINRIRSVLGLGKLKKLEKLNLFSNELTESGIDLGENKQLLYIDLSDNAIESIDFFWCTTSFVHINLANNRIRTLDPLRNNANLEHLNVSGNRLERFEDVQALRLLPNVKELYLSSIYYRSNTLVESLLYKHYFCTNFPNLRILDHQVVSSEDRKLTAQDMETLRSLSDCKINFIEEKYKREKNHLLFINNKNLFYLNEVLWPIHFYFNMEGTPLDEGAQGEHERMEEIKREVSFFLSAYTSRFNYIMRRLKEERDLQIKYVSTSMSSYFNVFFQVVTKQQAEYSQVEELLKRNFNAEALRSYFVEDIKIESIVKVKKLNHGCLDALICKIDDHFDFEEKELVVEDPERRKFFERNFVCSCRSLSHVLKTAIRTFLSEDQDDLVHPIYCRSKGGASPSVGASPFASFSPHGHPPATEVHLKKKIVRSKRFDFPPVRIYVVESYFFPNEHREVTAYSSSGGREDTERNEDNKFKIFYTQPRHTNLKFIVNVSLVGSSTTVGSSTTVGSSTTVSGISTVSGISTVSGISTVSGISTVSRGNSLTGAGAEEKKQQKKNFHLDFLNCVKVQNTVDAPNESHAKKKLKTDFYESLLTFNFINFFYVTKYFIKLSKIICEIKKCVSGLLARRNLTHLLQLRAKHFQDRLEVTLPEHVHALEGKRLGLVRLVRGSSEAGDSFAAAQDSTAENAEAEALHLGSFHLHKINLRVIRDTFKNLKKLCLVNNNISDLGAFFQSGDEDIASLLHLDLSFNCISTLAPICSKFRKLVHLDVSFNCISDYVEIAMFSRSHKEVESLSLVGNSLYVKPSHYAYVHRIFPRMVWLNGVRVASSGEFRLEAHAVEGPWGGAPSSGDLAAIPKEPKCRDYLIKVEAVNMSGLYTPLPLFDFSLLPNLKMLNLANNGMDDADELKLPISLRKLDVRNNRLRFLNFLKRSNLKIEILILDRNDLVDIDVVDSLKHLKVLRCAHNKLKTIPLMQHAQLVELNVHNNFIKDISHLVLMRKKKCLRCISIYNNRINFPNLQLYLMHTFRNLILLNDSYVERGDHVDSFFKKIYTLNVFHDLYKLFPPYTSLRTLEIKNFKIRSIMFRISNEDFAHLERLDLSNNFLSSISNVGPLDALKVLLLNNNKHISDESFAGPDGRNVLDSFKSLEQLDISACTLCKTDFLSKCTNLKKLQSLNLEGNNIHSVKSLSHLGGLLHLNLANNKVSKICPDSFPPQLQRLSLSNNLIRNLAPLRSLQNLEDLDLRVNRIDNVEEFTSLRDLPKLRILYLNGNRKIKEHFPIIRSMLKQVGTFDDKIVREHDEMVQHMAEKRECAGGGQEASAKEATKDATKEAAKEAAKDAAKDAAKEATWDTHREAPRKGVATRAQTKLQRPPKKKDSFDERVKKDSFTVIGKRASRSGDY, from the exons ATGGAGGCCCccaaggaagaggagga GGAATACCTGAAGCTCATAAAATGCTCGAACAACGTCGAGTTCAAGGCGAACGAAGAGATAGACGCGCTGGAAATCTGCATGGAGAAATCcatcaatttaaaaattcttcatttctttgTTAACATAAAGGAGCTGTATTtggtaaaaaataacatctCGGATGTAACCCCCTTGCTGGAATGCTCAAATCTGAGGGtcctatttttgcaaatcaaTCGGATCAGGAGCGTCCTAG GGCTGGggaagctgaagaagctgGAGAAGCTGAACCTGTTCAGCAACGAACTGACGGAGAGCGGCATCGACCTGGGAGAGAACAAGCAGCTCCTCTACATCGACCTGAGCGACAACGCAATAGAAAGCATCGACTTCTTCTGGTGCACCACCTCTTTCGTCCACATCAATTTGGCGAACAACCGGATTCGAACACTGGACCCCCTTCGCAACAATGCAAATTTGGAGCACCTAAATGTCAGCGGGAATAG GCTCGAACGCTTTGAAGACGTCCAGGCGCTGCGCCTGCTGCCGAACGTTAAGGAGCTCTACCTCAGTTCGATCTACTACA GAAGCAACACTCTGGTGGAGAGCCTCCTCTACAAGCACTACTTCTGCACCAACTTCCCAAATTTACGG ATACTGGACCACCAAGTGGTGAGCAGCGAAGACAGAAAGCTAACCGCGCAGGACATGGAAACACTGAGGAGCCTCTCCGACtgcaaaattaatttcatcgaagaaaagtataaaagggaaaaaaaccaCCTCCTGTTTATaaacaacaaaaatttattttacttgaATGAGGTTTTATGGccaattcatttttacttcaaCATGGAGGGGACTCCCCTGGATGAG gGTGCCCAGGGGGAACACGAGCGAATGGAGGAGATAAAACGGGAGgtatccttttttctcaGCGCGTACACCTCCAG ATTTAACTACATCATGCGGAGGCTGAAGGAGGAGCGAGACCTGCAGATAAAATACGTGTCCACGTCGATGAGTTCctattttaatgttttcTTCCAAGTGGTGACGAAGCAGCAGGCAGA GTACAGCCAAGTGGAGGAGCTACTCAAGCGGAACTTCAACGCGGAGGCGCTAAGGAGCTACTTTGTGGAGGACATAAAAATTGAGAGCATCgtaaaggtgaagaagctcaACCATGGCTGCCTGGACGCGTTAAT CTGCAAAATTGACGACCACTTCGACTTTGAGGAGAAGGAACTGGTGGTGGAGGACCCggagaggaggaagttcTTCGAGAGGAACTTCGTCTGCTCGTGCCGCAGCCTGAGCCACGTGTTGAAGACGGCCATCAG gacgTTCCTCTCGGAGGATCAGGACGACTTGGTGCACCCAATCTACTGCAGAAGCAAGGGGGGGGCATCTCCATCCGTGGGAGCATCTCCCTTCGCgtccttctccccccacgGGCACCCCCCCGCAACGGAGGTGCacctgaagaagaaaattgtgAGGAGCAAACGGTTCGACTTCCCCCCAGTGCGCATATACGTGGTGGAGAGTTACTTCTTCCCGAACGAGCACAGAGAAGTGACGGCCTACAGCTCTTCCGGGGGGCGGGAGGACACTGAAAGGAACGAGGATAACaagtttaaaatattttacacgCAGCCGAGGCACACCAACTTGAAGTTCATAGTCAACGTCAGTCTGGTGGGTAGCAGCACAACGGTGGGTAGCAGCACAACGGTGGGTAGCAGCACAACGGTTAGTGGCATCTCAACGGTTAGTGGCATCTCAACGGTTAGTGGCATCTCAACGGTTAGTGGCATCTCAACGGTGAGCAGGGGGAACTCCCTCACGGGGGCAGGCgcagaagaaaagaagcaacaaaaaaaaaacttccactTGGACTTCCTAAATTGTGTGAAAGTACAAAACACGGTGGACGCCCCAAATGAAtcacatgcaaaaaaaaaacttaaaacGGATTTCTACGAGTCCCTTTTAactttcaattttataaatttcttttacgTCACCAAGTACTTTATTAAGCTGAGCAAAATCATTTGTGAGATTAAGAAGTGCGTGTCGGGTCTTTTGGCGAGGAGGAACTTAACGCACCTGCTGCAGTTGCGCGCCAAACATTTCCAGGACAGATTGGAGGTGACTTTGCCTGAGCATGTTCATGCGTTGGAGGGGAAGAGGCTGGGCCTGGTCCGCCTCGTCAGAGGGTCATCTGAAGCGGGCGATTCGTTTGCAGCTGCGCAAGACTCAACTGCGGAGAACGCCGAAGCGGAGGCCCTACACCTCGGCAGCTTCCACTTGCACAAAATAAACCTGCGAGTCATACGGgacacttttaaaaatttaaaaaagctcTGCCTAGTCAATAACAACATCAGCGACCTGGGTGCGTTTTTCCAGAGTGGGGATGAGGACATTGCTTCTTTACTGCACCTCGACCTTTCCTTTAACTGCATCTCGACCCTTGCCCCGATATGTAGCAAATTCAGAAAGTTAGTGCACCTGGATGTGTCCTTCAACTGCATTTCTGATTACGTCGAAATTGCCATGTTCAGTCGGAGCCATAAGGAGGTGGAGTCCCTATCCCTGGTTGGCAACTCCCTCTATGTTAAACCCTCACACTATGCGTATGTCCACCGGATTTTCCCTCGCATGGTTTGGCTCAACGGGGTGCGCGTGGCGTCCAGCGGGGAGTTCCGCTTGGAAGCGCACGCGGTCGAGGGCCCCTGGGGCGGCG CCCCGAGCAGCGGCGACCTCGCCGCCATTCCAAAGGAGCCCAAGTGCAGAGATTACCTCATCAAAGTAGAAGCAGTGAATATGTCGGGCCTGTACACCCCGCTGCCGCTGTTcgatttctcccttttgccgAATTTGAAAATGCTAAACTTGGCCAACAACGGAATGGATGATGCGGACGAGCTGAAGCTTCCAATAAGTTTACGCAAGCTGGACGTACGAAACAACCGATTGAGATTCctcaactttttaaaaagaagtaacttaaaaattgaaatccTCATTTTGGACCGAAACGATCTTGTAGACATCGATGTGGTGGACTCACTCAAACATTTAAAGGTGCTCAGATGTGCCCACAACAAATTGAAGACCATTCCGTTGATGCAGCATGCACAGCTGGTTGAGCTGAACGTAcacaataattttataaaagataTTAGCCACTTGGTTctgatgagaaaaaaaaagtgcctaAGGTGCATCAGCATCTATAATAACAGAATAAACTTCCCCAATTTGCAACTGTACCTTATGCACACGTTCAGAAATTTGATCCTCTTAAACGATAGCTACGTAGAGAGAGGAGATCATGtggattctttttttaaaaaaatttatacccTTAACGTCTTCCACGATTTGTATAAGCTTTTTCCTCCCTACACCTCCTTGCGGACCctcgaaattaaaaattttaaaattcgcAGCATCATGTTTCGCATCAGCAATGAGGACTTCGCCCACTTGGAGCGCCTCGACTTGTCCAACAACTTCCTCAGCAGCATCTCCAACGTGGGCCCGCTGGACGCCCTCAAG gtccTCCTCCTGAACAACAACAAGCACATCAGCGACGAGTCCTTCGCGGGGCCGGACGGCAGGAACGTGCTGGACTCCTTCAAATCGCTGGAG CAACTAGACATCAGCGCCTGCACTCTGTGCAAAACGGACTTCCTCAGCAAGTGcaccaatttgaagaagctgcagAGCCTCAATTTGGAAGGAAACAACATCCACTCGGTGAAGAGCCTCTCCCACTTGGGGGGTCTCCTCCACTTAAACTTGGCGAACAACAAGGTGTCGAAGATTTGCCCCGATTCGTTTCCCCCCCAGCTGCAGCGGCTCAGTCTCTCCAACAACCTAATCAG GAACCTCGCCCCGCTGCGCTCACTGCAAAACTTGGAAGACCTGGACCTGCGCGTCAACCGGATCGACAACGTAGAGGAGTTCACCTCGTTAAGGGACCTCCCCAAGTTGAGGATCCTTTACCTAAATGGAAACAGAAAGATAAAGGAGCACTTCCCAATCATCAGGAGCATGCTGAAGCAGGTGGGCACCTTCGACGATAAGATTGTGAGGGAGCACGACGAGATGGTGCAGCACATGGCGGAGAAGAGGGAGTGCGCCGGGGGCGGTCAGGAGGCAAGCGCGAAGGAGGCCACAAAGGACGCCACAAAGGAAGCCGCTAAGGAAGCCGCTAAGGACGCCGCTAAGGACGCCGCTAAGGAAGCCACTTGGGATACCCATAGGGAGGCGCCCAGAAAAGGGGTGGCCACCCGCGCGCAG ACCAAGCTGCAGCGCCCCCCAAAGAAGAAGGACTCCTTCGATGAG cGAGTTAAGAAAGACAGCTTCACCGTTATAGGTAAACGTGCAAGCAGAAGTGGCGATTACTAA
- a CDS encoding hypothetical protein, conserved (encoded by transcript PVX_084930A) — protein sequence MEGGESRPAHLGPASGPEELQEGLLERQGAIEPTAAVPPQSAQALSPEHQQIVDALYDTWSNDQERRKESERILSECEKGEQFILYLLDICCLREVHNNVRKLAIIYAKNLVSRFWSCKDLFHFSSDVKRMVKEKILAILANRSTVSDYYKELSTLLRKVARYELVHNYPQLLQFFLQELSARGEGANPDGHSPSDCRSPADDLSSLYTLMYLLHKVLREQYSKKLLKDKKETFHISQKFIDCLYPFWENHLNVHFQRNLSEACMCGSEATCNKCYGEYSAVMELEGKLAFDWKRTLSPKMALSPKRTSPPGVRCAEWVPAEGVPVEGGRTSSSVDGGESSDVHGSGRGDAYCCRFNAESDKKVKILKFVDSILLNLIISRDDVQRERGRTRGGGQSPQEGGPSQEGGPYQEDGRFPDGHSPQDNRPPDGRSPPDCGPTLRKKPFLDCLANKTVFYLKFVRKDSPVYHQKYLKFLLNSFLHIIEFQSDLHEYVKKDTTEQFICLFLKKHLHLHLRKDLHLSNDYYDSTFVDIINICINILRSLFYHFCLSQYNLIKQKKVRENYLTVKNMISSSSSFFEGCPEKTDLQTKIINTLVVNINNLESESKKGKANKNYSFRDILTYIREEVRYALTSDEYILMHNQKALEIFEFLRTHCINMSAEQIMDVMLNVKDKDGYEVEENIFYSSARECIIEIASEPFLFSIFSHFFEPLINSLHNYAHMIKSVPDKLKDLQVPDFSEAIIELDGYLNIYCLLYSSLHKKIKAEHILCMINFFTDYLSIELTHPLVSYRIASILKVWLKNYKASFPFIDEVAVLIFENIRLLCMHLSPKCVVGSLLRAPGVSGVSGVSSVSGAPPENHYAAQSANFLPLVFFKFVCLFSYIFKYEYVYENHDSINEILVGPLISLLTQIAYPKSIQKVLQILSHIVFLSNKEKDITIFKDNYHFLLDLYRTSNLSIKEYMLNILVQILNKNYEVGCGLVEFAPHAGAVDSPSMSTRGDDSHGQGRFQQGGFSQGGFPQSGLSQGGFPQGGLSQGGDDCVLFHFSFDVIAYTILGRRAAEQVSPPGEGGQHPQERQPPFDGLDQLERRNLRGDHCQRPPRLANSEVNLHVDQTISDSFYTLWLCNLKIISKLFPAKNEEIVKRVCSLYVRTTHVISEHFKRKVSSETTREMSCSCLDVLMEYMCLFILHEKPNFYLTYEAVSTSVLTNELLRPQLLAIVRNNFTLGDEGNTERCIYLLHVCMGLYKNRLKEDMPVLYHHVASFVVIYLLKVVLKYMGKFFPVCTCFEGSPKGGSERGSEKENSGHLHGDNPAELLPPAEGHFPKAEKEEASQQKFMTHSERQTKYIHENVVSYQREESFDAHFGLLQNDLKQLLGMEYLQDYNLGAVFKNYNFNTVNEDSFSYINKHTVLTLIAILSLYESNLLHYILICFLVYFRINVPLLLSSIFYQAQYIHNKGVMMALLLFIYILTENYLFRDFVPSLVRSHLLTSCSSSSPYLEELLYDRNKCSDFFACTGEDYTFLIIQLLKLINTMLNTSRDIYIEMKNILHLNTASSNLSATKMYHSAGYNSVMRGVLKHDDLPGVCNKALDNVLTFLRDVKDLDDRNATSAIVNYLRENVEGMNVALVDMYKKYLGYQ from the exons atggaggggggggagagtcGCCCGGCCCACCTGGGGCCCGCGAGTGGGCCGGAAGAACTGCAGGAAGGACTGCTGGAAAGGCAGGGAGCGATTGAGCCGACTGCTGCAGTTCCCCCGCAAAGTGCACAGGCGCTCTCCCCGGAGCACCAGCAGATAGTAGACGCCCTATACGACACCTGGTCGAACGACCAGGAAAGGAGAAAGGAGTCCGAGCGAATCTTGAGTGAGTGCGAAAAGGGAGAGCAGTTCATTTTGTACCTCCTAGACATATGTTGCCTCAGAGAGGTGCACAACAATGTGAGGAAGCTGGCCATCATTTACGCGAAAAATTTGGTGAGTCGTTTCTGGAGCTGCAAGGACCTCTTCCACTTTAGCAGCGATGTTAAGAGAatggtgaaggagaaaatctTGGCCATCCTGGCCAACCGGAGCACCGTCAGCGACTACTACAAGGAGCTATCCACCCTGCTGAGGAAGGTGGCCCGATACGAGCTGGTCCATAACTACCCCCAGCTGCTGCAGTTCTTCCTTCAGGAGTTGAGTGCGCGTGGGGAAGGGGCTAACCCGGATGGCCACTCGCCCTCGGattgccgctcccccgcggATGACCTCTCCAGCCTGTACACCCTGATGTACCTGCTGCACAAGGTGCTGCGGGAGCAGTACAGCAAGAAGCTGCTGAAAGACAAGAAGGAAACCTTCCACATCTCCCAGAAATTTATCGACTGCCTCTACCCCTTCTGGGAGAACCACCTGAATGTGCACTTCCAGCGCAACCTGAGCGAGGCGTGCATGTGTGGCAGCGAGGCCACGTGCAACAAGTGCTATGGGGAGTACAGCGCTGTGATGGAGTTGGAGGGGAAGCTGGCGTTCGATTGGAAGAGGACGCTCTCTCCGAAGATGGCGCTCTCCCCGAAGAGGACTTCCCCGCCAGGGGTGCGTTGCGCGGAGTGGGTGCCCGCGGAGGGGGTGCccgtggagggggggaggaccaGCAGCAGCGTTGACGGGGGCGAGTCCAGCGACGTGCATGGCTCGGGGAGGGGCGACGCGTACTGCTGCCGCTTTAACGCCGAGAGCGACAAGAAGGTGAAGATCCTCAAGTTCGTGGACAGCATTCTGCTGAACTTGATAATCAGTCGGGATGACGTCCAGAGAGAGCGGGGGCGaacccgcgggggggggcagagCCCCCAGGAGGGAGGTCCCTCCCAGGAGGGGGGTCCCTACCAAGAGGATGGCCGCTTCCCGGATGGTCACTCCCCACAGGATAACCGCCCCCCGgatggccgctccccccccgattGCGGGCCCACCCTGCGGAAGAAGCCCTTCCTGGACTGCCTCGCCAACAAGACCGTCTTCTACCTCAAGTTCGTGCGGAAGGATTCCCCGGTGTACCACCAGAAATATTTGAAGTTCCTGCTGAACAGCTTCCTGCACATCATAGAGTTTCAGAGCGACCTCCACGAGTATGTAAAGAAAGACACGACGGAGCAGTTCATCTGCCTCTTCCTGAAGAAGCATCTACATCTGCACCTGCGTAAGGACCTGCATCTAAGCAACGACTACTACGACAGCACGTTCGTAGACATCATAAACATCTGCATCAACATCCTGCGGAGTCTCTTCTACCACTTCTGCCTAAGCCAGTACAATCTCATTAAGCAGAAGAAGGTTCGGGAAAATTACCTGACGGTCAAGAATATGATTAGCAGTTCGAGCAGCTTCTTTGAAGGCTGCCCAGAAAAAACGGATTtgcaaacaaaaattattaacacgTTGGTggttaatattaataatctGGAGagtgaaagcaaaaaagggaaagcaaataAGAATTACTCCTTCAGAGACATACTGACGTACATCCGGGAGGAGGTCAGATACGCGCTGACTAGCGATGAATACATTTTAATGCATAACCAGAAGGCTCTAGAGATTTTTGAGTTCTTAAGAACGCACTGCATCAACATGTCCGCTGAGCAAATCATGGACGTCATGCTGAATGTTAAGGACAAGGATGGATacgaagtggaggaaaatattttctactCATCTGCAAGAGAGTGTATAATCGAAATAGCATCTGagccttttctcttttccatttttagcCACTTTTTTGAGCCCTTAATTAACTCCCTACATAATTATGCTCACATGATTAAGTCTGTGCCGGATAAGCTCAAGGATCTACAGGTTCCTGATTTTTCAGAAGCGATTATTGAGCTCGATGGGTACCTAAACATCTACTGCTTGCTGTATTCCTCTCTACATAAGAAGATCAAAGCGGAGCATATCCTCTGCATGATTAACTTCTTCACCGACTACTTGTCCATTGAGCTTACGCACCCCTTGGTCAGCTACCGAATCGCCTCGATCCTCAAAGTGTGGCTTAAGAACTACAAGGcctccttccccttcattGACGAAGTGGCAGTCCTCATTTTTGAGAACATCCGCTTGCTCTGCATGCACTTGTCCCCCAAGTGCGTCGTGGGTTCTCTGCTCCGCGCCCCAGGCGtgagcggtgttagcggtgttagcaGCGTTAGCGGTGCGCCGCCAGAGAACCACTACGCCGCTCAGTCCGCcaacttcctccccctcgtctTCTTCAAGTTCGTCTGCTTGTTCAGCTACATTTTCAAATATGAGTACGTCTACGAGAACCACGACAGTATTAACGAGATCCTGGTGGGCCCCCTCATCAGTCTGCTCACTCAG ATCGCGTACCCCAAGAGCATCCAGAAGGTCCTGCAGATCCTCAGCCACATCGTCTTCCTCAGCAACAAGGAAAAGGACATCACCATCTTCAAGGACAACTACCACTTCCTCCTGGACCTCTACAGAACCAGCAACCTCTCCATCAAGGAATACATGCTCAACATCCTCGTGCAGATTCTCAACAAGAATTACGAGGTGGGTTGCGGCCTCGTGGAGTTTGCCCCCCACGCGGGGGCTGTGGACTCTCCCTCCATGAGCACCCGGGGCGATGACAGCCACGGCCAGGGTAGATTCCAACAAGGCGGTTTCTCACAGGGGGGCTTCCCACAAAGCGGCCTCTCACAGGGGGGCTTCCCACAAGGCGGCCTCTCACAGGGGGGCGACGACTGTGTGCTCTTCCACTTCAGCTTCGACGTAATAGCGTACACCATCCTGGGGAGGAGGGCCGCCGAGCAggtttctccccccggcGAGGGTGGGCAGCACCCACAGGAGAGGCAGCCCCCATTTGACGGACTCGACCAACTCGAGCGACGTAACCTGCGAGGAGACCACTGCCAACGCCCCCCCCGGCTAGCTAACAGCGAAGTAAATTTGCACGTGGACCAAACCATCAGCGACAGCTTCTACACCCTGTGGCTGTGCAACCTGAAGATTATCTCGAAATTATTCCCCGCAAAGAACGAGGAGATAGTGAAGAGGGTGTGCTCCCTGTATGTGCGGACGACCCACGTGATAAGCGAGCACTTCAAGAGGAAGGTCTCCAGCGAGACGACTCGCGAAATGAGCTGCTCCTGTTTGGATGTCCTCATGGAATATATGTGTCTCTTCATCCTTCACGAGAAGCCAAATTTTTACTTAACCTACGAGGCAGTCTCCACCAGCGTGCTGACCAACGAACTGTTGAGGCCGCAACTGCTAGCCATTGTTAGGAACAATTTCACCCTGGGTGATGAGGGGAACACGGAGAGATGCATCTACCTCCTCCACGTGTGCATGGGTTTGTATAAAAACAGACTGAAAGAGGACATGCCTGTTCTTTACCACCACGTGGCCAGCTTTGTGGTCATATACCTGCTGAAGGTGGTGTTGAAGTACATGGGGAAGTTCTTCCCGGTGTGCACGTGCTTCGAGGGGTCGCCCAAAGGGGGCAGCGAACGgggaagtgaaaaggaaaactcgGGGCATCTACATGGGGATAACCCCGCAGAGCTGCTCCCCCCAGCGGAGGGACACTTTCcaaaagcggaaaaggaagaggcaaGCCAGCAAAAGTTCATGACGCACAGCGAAAGGCAAACGAAGTACATACACGAAAATGTAGTGTCGTATCAACGCGAAGAAAGCTTCGATGCCCACTTTGGCCTCCTCCAAAATGATTTAAAGCAACTGCTAGGGATGGAATACCTACAGGACTACAACCTCGGAGCggttttcaaaaattataacttcAACACAGTCAACGAGGATAGCTTCTCCTATATAAACAAGCACACGGTGCTCACGCTGATAGCTATTTTGTCCCTATACGAGTCTAACCTACTGCActacattttaatttgtttcctGGTGTACTTCCGGATCAACGTGCCGCTACTCCTGTCCTCTATCTTTTACCAAGCTCAGTACATACACAACAAGGGCGTCATGATGGCACTCCTTCTCTTCATCTACATACTTACAGAGAATTACCTTTTTCGTGACTTTGTTCCTTCCCTTGTTAGATCCCACTTGCTAACCTCCTGCAGTAGTAGCAGCCCCTACCTGGAAGAGCTCCTCTACGATAGGAACAAATGCTCCGACTTCTTCGCCTGCACAGGGGAGGACTACACATTCCTCATCATACAGCTTCTTAAACTGATCAACACCATGCTGAACACGAGCAGGGACATCTACATTGAGATGAAGAACATCCTGCACCTGAACACCGCTTCGTCCAACTTGAGCGCGACGAAAATGTACCACTCCGCTGGCTACAACAGCGTCATGCGCGGGGTGCTCAAGCACGACGACCTCCCGG GCGTGTGCAACAAAGCCCTCGACAACGTCCTGACCTTCCTGCGGGACGTGAAGGACCTCGACGACCGGAACGCCACAAGCGCCATCGTTAACTACCTGCGCGAAAACGTGGAGGGTATGAACGTCGCCCTCGTCGACATGTACAAGAAGTACCTGGGGTATCAATAG